In Bradyrhizobium sp. 1(2017), one DNA window encodes the following:
- a CDS encoding DUF305 domain-containing protein, producing the protein MGEGAAKESKSNWLAAAQLGLVSSTFSTLISQLAASQLGRDAAVDWMTVAAIPGRDAMLSASPSVHAIALGIAFHQWADFSWALVFFGLFGRWTSRLVPGTLFWLAIPWAAVTSATEWFGLVPLFPFFQPIFTLQQPYWIGFLVHLSSALIYPLFAWLRWPLGRAPPTSAVRFAKRWAAGALLVLATFGLVSVIDGLGWPLPILSRDVAGDQRYIRHMVTHHEQGIELAKLGQQRAQDPHLRALAALMIASQQGENRIFDRWWRGWFSEPMALCSSEERVAMPGYLTSAQMADARNAADGEFDAMFIRLMSLHHAGAVQMADNQWHSSGDPRLRLMAHAIRHEQQGEIALMNNVTGIEAVRQATRNMLANNL; encoded by the coding sequence ATGGGAGAGGGCGCCGCGAAAGAGTCGAAGTCGAATTGGCTGGCGGCCGCTCAACTCGGGCTTGTCAGCAGCACGTTTTCGACGCTCATCAGCCAGCTTGCGGCGTCACAGTTGGGACGGGACGCGGCGGTCGACTGGATGACGGTCGCTGCCATTCCAGGTCGCGACGCCATGCTGAGCGCGTCGCCTTCGGTTCACGCGATTGCCCTTGGCATCGCCTTTCATCAATGGGCGGACTTTTCCTGGGCGCTGGTCTTCTTCGGTCTGTTTGGGCGCTGGACGAGCCGTCTTGTGCCCGGCACTCTCTTTTGGCTGGCGATACCCTGGGCCGCGGTTACTTCGGCGACCGAGTGGTTTGGACTGGTGCCGCTGTTTCCGTTCTTCCAGCCGATCTTCACTTTGCAGCAACCCTACTGGATCGGCTTTCTCGTTCATCTCTCGTCCGCTTTGATCTATCCCCTGTTCGCCTGGCTGCGTTGGCCGCTGGGGCGCGCGCCGCCAACATCCGCGGTGCGCTTTGCCAAACGGTGGGCAGCGGGAGCACTTCTCGTGCTTGCAACGTTCGGCCTTGTTTCCGTGATTGATGGGTTGGGTTGGCCGCTGCCAATCCTCAGCCGCGATGTTGCCGGTGATCAGCGCTATATCCGCCATATGGTCACGCATCATGAGCAAGGAATTGAGCTTGCTAAGCTCGGCCAGCAGCGTGCGCAGGACCCGCACCTGCGCGCGCTCGCGGCCTTGATGATCGCCAGCCAGCAGGGCGAGAACCGCATCTTCGATCGTTGGTGGCGCGGGTGGTTCAGCGAGCCGATGGCGCTCTGCTCGAGCGAGGAGCGGGTGGCCATGCCTGGCTATCTGACGTCGGCACAAATGGCGGATGCGCGCAACGCGGCCGATGGTGAGTTTGATGCGATGTTTATCCGTCTGATGAGCCTGCATCATGCCGGCGCCGTCCAGATGGCGGATAACCAATGGCATTCGTCCGGCGATCCCCGCCTGCGTCTGATGGCGCATGCCATACGACATGAGCAGCAAGGCGAGATTGCTTTGATGAACAACGTCACGGGCATCGAAGCCGTGCGGCAGGCGACGCGCAACATGCTGGCCAACAATCTCTGA
- a CDS encoding KGG domain-containing protein produces MADEQRGGSGNFANDPQRASEAGKKGGEQSHGQQGQQTQGGSKPGQQGGSSTDNPGNFANDREKASEAGRKGGQS; encoded by the coding sequence ATGGCAGACGAACAACGTGGTGGCTCCGGAAATTTCGCCAACGATCCGCAGCGCGCGTCTGAGGCCGGCAAGAAGGGTGGCGAGCAAAGCCACGGCCAGCAGGGACAGCAGACCCAGGGCGGAAGCAAGCCCGGCCAGCAGGGCGGGAGCTCGACGGACAATCCGGGCAATTTCGCCAACGATCGCGAGAAGGCCAGCGAAGCCGGACGTAAAGGCGGCCAGTCCTAA
- a CDS encoding ATP-dependent DNA ligase, translating to MEAESVAQLPRGAQWQYEPKWDGFRCLLIRERSRVSMQSKSGRDLVRYFPEIAAAAAALSPKTLTLDGELIIELDEGYSFDALLQRIHPAAGRVKHLAKETPATFMVFDLLRSGARDLSGLPLMMRRAALETLAGKAFQASGLFRLTPASRNYADAEAWLNSVNEDHDGVVAKRLDLPYRGGTRDGMQKIKLLRSADCVVGGFRYAEKKQGNRKVVGSLLLGLYDKGGLLHHVGFTSGIRSSDRLALTDRLEKIVRLQSFTGNSPGGPSRWSTKRSAEWKAVRPTFVVEVSYDHVTGDRFRHGTKVIRWRPDKKPSQCRMDQLRQRAATQTFRAAT from the coding sequence ATGGAAGCCGAGTCCGTCGCCCAACTGCCACGGGGGGCCCAGTGGCAATACGAGCCGAAATGGGATGGATTCCGTTGTCTTTTGATCCGCGAACGCAGCCGAGTCAGCATGCAATCCAAAAGCGGCCGCGATCTGGTTCGTTACTTCCCGGAAATTGCCGCAGCCGCGGCCGCCTTGTCGCCGAAGACGCTCACCCTGGATGGTGAGTTGATTATCGAGCTTGATGAGGGCTATTCGTTTGATGCGTTGCTTCAACGCATTCATCCGGCCGCCGGCCGGGTCAAGCACCTTGCCAAAGAAACTCCCGCAACCTTCATGGTTTTTGACCTGTTGCGATCGGGCGCGAGAGATCTTTCGGGTCTGCCGCTTATGATGCGCCGCGCCGCCCTTGAAACACTTGCGGGAAAGGCCTTCCAGGCGAGCGGGCTTTTCCGGCTGACACCGGCAAGCCGAAACTATGCGGATGCCGAGGCCTGGCTCAACAGCGTAAATGAAGATCATGACGGCGTGGTCGCCAAGCGCCTCGACCTGCCTTATCGAGGCGGCACCCGAGACGGCATGCAGAAGATCAAGCTGCTGCGATCGGCTGATTGCGTTGTCGGCGGATTTCGTTATGCCGAGAAGAAGCAGGGCAATCGAAAAGTCGTTGGCTCATTGTTGCTCGGCCTCTACGACAAGGGTGGACTTCTGCACCATGTCGGATTTACGTCCGGCATCCGATCGTCCGATCGACTGGCTCTCACCGATCGGCTGGAGAAAATCGTCAGGTTGCAGAGCTTCACCGGCAATTCACCGGGCGGTCCAAGCCGCTGGTCGACAAAGCGATCGGCTGAATGGAAAGCCGTGCGTCCAACTTTCGTGGTCGAAGTATCCTATGACCATGTGACGGGCGACCGCTTTCGGCACGGCACGAAAGTCATCCGGTGGCGTCCTGACAAGAAGCCCTCGCAATGTCGCATGGATCAGCTTCGGCAGAGGGCGGCCACACAAACCTTCCGAGCAGCGACGTAG
- a CDS encoding DUF72 domain-containing protein codes for MARVLIGTSGWHYASWRGPFFPEGLPLKKQLPYYAGRFETTELNGVFYRTPTPEAVKAWRDQTGRDFVFAWKASKFITHWKRLSERSENSLDLLESRISLLRGKVGPILFQLPPQFEVDPDRLGSFFKLLSRKRRYSFEFRHPSWYQPRILRMLSDENISLCLSDHHEAPAPWKRTADFVYVRGHGPGGRYHGHYSQAALAQWAGRLKSWKRQGCDVYVYFDNDQKSAAPADAQALRELL; via the coding sequence ATGGCGCGCGTTCTGATTGGCACCTCCGGCTGGCACTACGCCTCCTGGCGAGGTCCGTTTTTTCCCGAAGGATTGCCGCTTAAGAAGCAGCTCCCCTACTATGCCGGGCGGTTTGAGACCACCGAGCTGAACGGCGTGTTCTACCGTACTCCTACGCCAGAGGCAGTGAAGGCATGGCGCGACCAGACCGGGCGCGACTTCGTCTTCGCTTGGAAGGCTTCGAAGTTTATCACGCACTGGAAGCGCCTGTCCGAACGCTCCGAGAACAGCCTCGACCTGCTTGAAAGTCGCATTTCCCTTTTACGCGGCAAGGTCGGCCCGATCCTGTTTCAGCTTCCGCCGCAGTTTGAAGTGGACCCCGATCGGCTGGGATCCTTCTTCAAGCTTCTCTCCAGGAAGCGCCGCTACAGTTTCGAATTTCGGCATCCGAGCTGGTACCAGCCGCGCATTCTCCGGATGCTGTCTGACGAGAATATCTCACTCTGCCTGTCCGATCATCACGAGGCGCCGGCTCCGTGGAAGCGCACTGCGGACTTCGTCTATGTCCGCGGACATGGCCCAGGCGGACGCTATCACGGCCATTACTCGCAAGCCGCGCTCGCCCAGTGGGCCGGACGCCTCAAGTCGTGGAAGCGGCAAGGCTGTGACGTCTATGTTTATTTCGACAATGATCAGAAGAGTGCAGCGCCGGCCGACGCGCAGGCATTGAGAGAACTGCTGTAG
- a CDS encoding Hsp20 family protein, translated as MRTTFDFAPLWRSTIGFDHLAGLVDSALRQATEDNYPPYNIERSGEDHYRITLAVAGFGADDISVTAEQNALTIEGKKPEKAAGEFLYQGIAARPFRRIFNLADFVQVKQASFQDGLLIIDLVREVPEAMKPRRIQIAGATASPQIEQKKAA; from the coding sequence ATGAGGACCACGTTCGACTTCGCGCCCCTGTGGCGCTCCACCATCGGCTTTGACCATCTGGCCGGCCTCGTCGACAGCGCGTTGCGCCAGGCGACCGAGGACAACTACCCGCCCTACAACATCGAGCGCTCCGGCGAGGACCACTACCGGATCACGCTTGCCGTGGCAGGCTTCGGCGCCGACGACATCAGCGTGACCGCCGAGCAGAACGCGCTGACCATCGAAGGCAAGAAGCCCGAGAAGGCCGCCGGCGAATTCCTGTACCAGGGCATCGCAGCACGTCCGTTCCGCCGCATCTTCAATCTGGCCGACTTCGTCCAGGTGAAACAGGCATCCTTCCAGGACGGTCTTCTGATCATCGATCTCGTCCGCGAAGTGCCGGAGGCCATGAAGCCGCGCCGGATCCAAATCGCAGGCGCGACGGCTTCGCCCCAGATCGAGCAAAAGAAGGCAGCCTGA
- a CDS encoding response regulator — MKQASIFLVEDEVLIRMMLVEMVEDLGHEVIAEAGNVDDARSLAEIEQYDLAILDINLHGFSVQPVAEVIAARDLPLFFLSGYGSEGIPDQFRGRPVLSKPCELEILKRTIDAVLANGSL, encoded by the coding sequence ATGAAACAGGCATCGATATTCCTTGTCGAAGATGAGGTGCTCATTCGGATGATGCTTGTCGAAATGGTCGAGGATCTGGGGCACGAGGTCATCGCTGAAGCAGGCAACGTAGATGACGCGCGCTCACTGGCGGAAATCGAGCAATACGACCTTGCGATCCTCGATATTAATTTGCACGGTTTCAGCGTGCAGCCCGTGGCCGAAGTGATCGCAGCTCGCGACTTGCCCCTCTTTTTTCTGAGCGGCTACGGGTCGGAAGGCATCCCTGATCAATTCAGGGGGAGGCCGGTGCTCTCCAAGCCGTGTGAGCTGGAAATCCTAAAGCGCACGATTGATGCCGTTCTAGCGAATGGAAGCCTGTGA
- a CDS encoding disulfide bond formation protein B: MTTQSAAIPAFKPAGAGPALTASLLVTLIAAVTIAGAWFFQLVLEILPCPLCLEQRYAYYLAIPLGALTAVAARTGAARPLLLAGLAILALATLANAGLGAYHSGVEWGFWQGPTECSGPVVNLGNAGDLFSRLDTVKVVRCDEVQWRFLGLSLAGYNVLISLLMAAIAGWGFVRTASART; the protein is encoded by the coding sequence GTGACGACCCAGAGTGCCGCAATCCCAGCATTCAAGCCGGCCGGCGCGGGCCCCGCGCTGACCGCCTCGCTGCTCGTCACATTGATCGCCGCGGTTACGATCGCGGGCGCCTGGTTCTTCCAGCTCGTGCTGGAAATCCTGCCCTGTCCGCTCTGCCTGGAGCAGCGTTACGCCTATTATCTCGCGATTCCGCTCGGCGCGCTGACCGCCGTCGCGGCAAGGACCGGCGCGGCGCGGCCGCTGCTGCTCGCCGGACTTGCGATCCTAGCGCTGGCGACGCTCGCCAATGCCGGTCTCGGCGCCTATCACTCCGGCGTCGAATGGGGATTTTGGCAGGGGCCGACCGAATGCTCAGGTCCCGTCGTCAATCTCGGCAATGCCGGCGACCTGTTCTCGCGGCTCGACACCGTGAAGGTGGTCCGCTGCGACGAGGTGCAGTGGCGTTTCCTCGGCCTCTCGCTAGCCGGCTACAACGTGCTGATCTCGCTGCTGATGGCCGCGATCGCCGGGTGGGGATTCGTGCGGACGGCGAGCGCTAGGACCTAA
- a CDS encoding AbrB family transcriptional regulator, producing the protein MKQIVASLPFEWPSRASVLSTMETLVIGTAGGLAFLLAGLPGGLISGSMIAVGIAAIAGRQLTLPPILTQTVLVLLGISLGSVVSRHLIQQVSAYPVTIGLLALATFCSTFGSSYYLQRIHGWDRTSAFLAGSPGALSQITILAVERGADLPGIAVVQTMRVIILTAALPMVLASAGVAPSAAPSLTTTIASPLDLVELAAASLAVALVLRLIKFPASWMFGAMIASSALHGAGWVEGGLPDWMRGVALVGIGALIGSRFARMRIKTLAGHINAALGSFAVAIAISAVFVGIVALTTQVKFSDVVVAFAPGAMDAMLALALTLHIDPIFVGAHHLSRFVFVTIATPGIVHLFGRTQDDVDD; encoded by the coding sequence GTGAAGCAGATCGTCGCCTCCCTGCCGTTCGAATGGCCGAGCCGTGCCAGCGTCTTGAGCACGATGGAGACGCTCGTCATCGGCACCGCCGGCGGTCTCGCGTTCCTGCTCGCCGGCCTTCCGGGCGGGCTGATCTCCGGATCGATGATCGCGGTCGGGATCGCCGCAATCGCCGGCCGTCAGTTGACGCTGCCGCCGATCCTGACCCAGACCGTGCTGGTGCTGCTCGGCATCTCGCTGGGCTCGGTCGTCTCGCGCCATTTGATCCAGCAGGTCAGCGCCTATCCCGTCACCATCGGCCTGCTCGCGCTCGCGACCTTCTGCTCGACCTTCGGCTCGAGCTATTACCTCCAGCGCATCCACGGCTGGGACCGCACCTCGGCCTTCCTCGCCGGCAGCCCCGGGGCGCTCTCGCAGATCACGATCCTGGCTGTCGAGCGCGGTGCCGATTTGCCGGGCATCGCGGTGGTGCAGACCATGCGGGTCATCATCCTCACCGCGGCGCTGCCGATGGTGCTGGCGAGTGCGGGCGTGGCGCCCTCTGCCGCACCGTCGCTGACGACGACGATCGCCTCGCCGCTCGACCTCGTGGAGCTGGCCGCAGCCTCGCTGGCCGTGGCGCTCGTCCTGCGGCTGATCAAATTTCCGGCGAGCTGGATGTTCGGCGCGATGATCGCCTCCAGCGCGTTGCATGGCGCGGGCTGGGTCGAGGGCGGCCTGCCGGACTGGATGCGGGGCGTGGCGCTGGTCGGCATCGGCGCCCTGATCGGCAGCCGCTTCGCGCGGATGCGGATCAAGACGCTCGCCGGTCACATCAACGCGGCGCTGGGCTCGTTCGCGGTCGCAATTGCCATCTCCGCCGTCTTCGTCGGCATCGTCGCGCTCACCACGCAGGTGAAATTCTCCGATGTCGTCGTCGCATTCGCGCCGGGCGCGATGGACGCGATGCTGGCGCTGGCCTTGACGCTGCACATCGACCCGATCTTCGTCGGCGCCCATCACCTGTCGCGCTTCGTCTTCGTGACGATCGCAACCCCGGGCATCGTGCACCTGTTCGGGCGCACGCAGGACGACGTGGATGATTAG
- a CDS encoding PsiF family protein gives MTATSRLAAIALASLLVTGTAFAQTAAPAAKTDAAATTADKKATKERSAESLECSRQADAKGLKGKERKKFRRECKKEAKAGTAAPAAPAADKK, from the coding sequence ATGACCGCCACGTCCCGCCTCGCCGCCATCGCCCTCGCCTCCCTGCTCGTCACCGGCACCGCGTTCGCACAGACCGCCGCGCCGGCTGCCAAGACCGACGCGGCCGCCACTACCGCCGACAAGAAGGCAACGAAGGAGCGCTCGGCGGAATCGCTCGAATGCTCCAGGCAGGCGGACGCCAAGGGATTGAAGGGCAAGGAGCGCAAGAAATTCCGCCGCGAGTGCAAGAAGGAAGCGAAGGCCGGCACCGCGGCCCCTGCCGCCCCCGCCGCCGACAAGAAATAA
- a CDS encoding TetR/AcrR family transcriptional regulator, which produces MSDGKGDVWVEAGFTELARSGVEGVRVEVLAKHLGVTKGGFYRRFADRAALLETMLERWREGRTAAIAQQTSLDGEEPRERLRAVIQLYSERLNPEGMAIELAIRQWARADEGAAAAVASVDAARLKHVAELYRATGLAAEEAEAQAFLFYCFIFGQSLLFVERGPRKRSQLVAKSAEKLLA; this is translated from the coding sequence ATGAGCGACGGCAAGGGCGATGTCTGGGTCGAGGCAGGGTTTACCGAGCTCGCCCGCTCGGGGGTCGAGGGCGTGCGGGTCGAGGTGCTCGCCAAGCACCTCGGCGTCACCAAGGGCGGCTTCTACCGCCGCTTTGCCGACCGCGCCGCGCTGCTCGAAACCATGCTGGAGCGCTGGCGCGAGGGACGCACAGCGGCCATCGCACAGCAGACAAGTCTCGACGGTGAAGAGCCCCGCGAGCGGCTGAGGGCGGTAATCCAGCTCTATTCCGAGCGGCTGAACCCGGAGGGCATGGCGATCGAACTCGCGATCCGGCAATGGGCCCGCGCGGACGAGGGCGCGGCCGCGGCGGTGGCAAGCGTGGACGCGGCGCGGCTCAAGCACGTCGCCGAGCTCTATCGCGCGACCGGCCTTGCGGCCGAGGAGGCCGAGGCGCAGGCCTTCCTGTTCTACTGCTTCATCTTCGGCCAGAGCCTGCTGTTCGTCGAGCGCGGCCCGCGCAAACGATCGCAGCTCGTGGCGAAATCGGCCGAGAAGCTGCTGGCCTAG
- a CDS encoding acyl-CoA thioesterase, with translation MEHEATYRGTVYPWQCDHVGHMNIMWYVGKFDEANWNLFARLGLTPSYLRNSGRGMAAVQQNIAYKRELLAGDIVEIRSHLLEINDKSIRFRHEMRNAETGEIAATCEITGVHMDRSQRKSMPFADAVRETASRYLAGPVEV, from the coding sequence ATGGAGCACGAGGCGACCTATCGCGGCACGGTCTATCCGTGGCAATGCGATCATGTCGGCCACATGAACATCATGTGGTATGTCGGCAAGTTCGACGAGGCCAACTGGAATCTGTTCGCCCGGCTCGGGCTGACGCCGAGCTATCTGCGCAACTCGGGGCGCGGCATGGCCGCGGTGCAGCAGAACATCGCCTACAAGCGCGAGCTGCTCGCCGGCGACATCGTCGAGATTCGCAGTCACCTGCTCGAGATCAACGACAAGTCCATCCGCTTCCGGCACGAGATGAGAAATGCAGAGACCGGCGAGATTGCCGCGACCTGCGAGATCACGGGCGTGCACATGGATCGCAGCCAGCGGAAGTCGATGCCGTTCGCCGACGCCGTCCGCGAAACTGCGTCGCGGTATCTTGCCGGGCCGGTCGAGGTGTAA
- a CDS encoding PaaI family thioesterase, with the protein MTAFEPKDPGYRAAAIAMFNEQPAMHTLGIVIVRLAPGDVELAMPYSAAFTQQNGFAHAGIITAGLDNACGVAAFTLMPREADILTVEFKTTLLAPARGTRFVFKAEVVKPGRTLTFCEARAFAEHEGKTTLIATMTGTLMAMLPRA; encoded by the coding sequence ATGACCGCGTTCGAACCGAAGGACCCGGGCTATCGGGCGGCGGCCATCGCCATGTTCAATGAGCAGCCCGCGATGCACACACTCGGCATCGTGATCGTCCGCCTTGCGCCGGGCGACGTGGAGCTGGCGATGCCGTATTCGGCCGCCTTCACGCAGCAAAACGGGTTTGCCCATGCCGGCATCATCACCGCGGGCCTCGACAACGCCTGCGGTGTTGCCGCCTTCACCCTGATGCCGCGCGAAGCGGACATCCTGACCGTCGAGTTCAAGACGACGCTGCTCGCGCCTGCGCGCGGCACGCGCTTCGTCTTCAAGGCGGAGGTGGTCAAGCCCGGCCGCACGCTAACCTTCTGCGAGGCCAGGGCCTTTGCCGAGCACGAGGGCAAGACGACGCTGATCGCAACCATGACGGGGACGCTGATGGCGATGCTGCCGCGCGCCTAA
- a CDS encoding DsbA family protein, which translates to MAGSGNKNLLTTRRAAFTLIGAGALAAGGITYARAAADDDEVLTESKVLRDPDTPVAGNPDGNITIVEWSDYNCPYCRKLEPELRQVVQDDGKVRLVMKDWPILGPVSVTAARSALAAKFQNKYHQAHDAMMGVSSRLTEPRINELLAAAGVDMDRLKRDLTGRGSDIDALLKRNNDQAEAFGFRGTPSFIVGKYRVPGVLSMNEFEQVIADARKAKMN; encoded by the coding sequence ATGGCTGGATCTGGAAACAAGAACCTTCTGACGACGCGGCGCGCGGCGTTCACGCTGATCGGGGCTGGCGCCTTGGCGGCGGGCGGGATCACCTACGCGCGCGCGGCCGCCGATGACGACGAGGTACTGACTGAATCCAAGGTGCTGCGCGATCCGGACACGCCGGTTGCCGGCAATCCCGACGGCAACATTACCATCGTCGAATGGTCCGACTACAATTGTCCTTACTGCCGCAAGCTCGAGCCCGAGCTGCGCCAGGTCGTCCAGGACGACGGCAAGGTGCGGCTGGTGATGAAGGACTGGCCGATCCTCGGGCCGGTCTCCGTCACCGCGGCGCGAAGTGCGCTCGCGGCGAAATTCCAGAACAAGTACCATCAGGCCCACGATGCCATGATGGGTGTCAGCTCGCGCCTGACAGAGCCGCGCATCAACGAACTGCTGGCGGCTGCCGGCGTCGACATGGATCGCCTGAAACGCGATCTCACCGGCCGTGGCAGCGACATTGACGCTCTCCTCAAGCGCAACAATGATCAGGCCGAAGCCTTCGGCTTCCGCGGCACGCCGTCCTTCATCGTCGGCAAATACCGCGTGCCGGGCGTCTTGAGCATGAACGAGTTCGAGCAGGTGATTGCCGATGCGCGCAAGGCCAAGATGAACTGA
- a CDS encoding phospholipase — translation MTEAVVDDIVAVLPPLLNALEALGFFQRHLHPPAFASVMNAIGTPDETLQAARAAIREWPKQFAGLRGQLDRACDETLAAFAGIREVERGNGDLVAVFRALRHVPRAQEALYPLAVQFPPVSSFFLNAANRENADLLARLEVGASEHTGIFHDHNEPGSRGGFSVYVPEYYTPDRPMPLVMALHGGSGNGRGFLWSWLRDARSLGAILVAPTATGPTWALMGDDNDTPNLMRILDIVRSRWTIDVSRMLLTGMSDGGTFCYVTGLGGASPFTHLAPVSATFHPLMAEVADATRLQGLPVFITHGRLDWMFPVQTARQTQAALSAAGADVTYREIDDLSHTYPREINAELLAWLNGT, via the coding sequence ATGACCGAGGCGGTGGTGGACGACATTGTGGCCGTGCTACCACCGCTGCTCAATGCGCTGGAAGCGCTGGGCTTTTTCCAGCGGCACCTGCATCCGCCGGCCTTCGCCTCCGTGATGAACGCGATCGGAACGCCGGACGAAACTCTGCAAGCCGCACGCGCGGCGATCCGAGAGTGGCCGAAGCAGTTTGCCGGACTGCGTGGCCAGCTCGATCGGGCCTGCGATGAAACGCTCGCCGCCTTTGCAGGCATTCGCGAGGTCGAGCGCGGCAATGGCGATCTCGTCGCGGTATTCCGCGCGCTGCGCCACGTGCCCCGCGCGCAGGAGGCGCTTTATCCGCTGGCCGTGCAGTTTCCACCGGTGAGCAGCTTCTTCCTCAACGCCGCAAATCGCGAGAATGCGGATCTGCTCGCGCGACTGGAAGTCGGCGCAAGCGAGCACACCGGCATCTTCCATGATCACAACGAGCCCGGCAGCCGCGGCGGCTTCTCGGTCTATGTGCCCGAATATTACACACCCGACCGGCCAATGCCGCTTGTGATGGCGTTGCATGGCGGCAGCGGCAATGGACGCGGCTTCCTGTGGAGCTGGCTGCGCGATGCGCGCAGCCTCGGCGCGATCCTGGTGGCGCCGACCGCGACCGGCCCGACCTGGGCGCTGATGGGCGACGACAACGACACGCCGAACCTCATGCGCATCCTCGACATCGTGCGCAGCCGCTGGACCATCGATGTCTCGCGCATGCTGCTGACCGGCATGAGCGACGGCGGCACCTTCTGCTACGTCACCGGCCTCGGCGGCGCATCGCCCTTCACGCATCTTGCACCGGTGTCGGCGACCTTCCATCCGCTGATGGCGGAGGTGGCGGATGCCACGCGCCTGCAGGGCCTGCCTGTCTTCATCACCCACGGCAGGCTCGACTGGATGTTTCCGGTGCAAACCGCGCGGCAGACGCAGGCCGCACTCTCGGCCGCCGGCGCCGACGTCACCTATCGCGAGATCGACGATCTCAGCCACACCTACCCGCGCGAGATCAACGCGGAGCTGCTGGCATGGCTGAATGGGACGTGA
- a CDS encoding S1C family serine protease, which translates to MPAMTEWRVPPANQPRASDYGFDLDRALASVVGLHSIIPPDAFSAETLGTERAGNGVVIDRGLVLTIGYLITEAESVWLHLADGRVVEGHALGFDSETGFGLVQALGELDVEPLALGSSAETRIGDRVVVGGAGGRTRSVASQIVAKQEFAGYWEYLLDEAVFTYPAHPNWGGTALLNERGQLIGIGSLQLERERDGKAEHVNMIVPIDLLKPVLDDLRKFGRVNKPARPWLGLYSTEIDNRVVVIGISANGPAARAELKTGDVILAVDGDKVTGQTAFYKKMWALGAAGVDVPLTVHHEGVTFDVTVTSTDRFKLLKAPKLH; encoded by the coding sequence ATGCCCGCCATGACCGAATGGAGAGTGCCACCGGCCAACCAGCCGCGTGCGAGCGATTATGGTTTCGATCTCGACCGCGCGCTCGCGTCCGTCGTCGGCTTGCACTCCATCATCCCGCCGGATGCCTTCAGCGCCGAGACGCTGGGCACTGAACGCGCCGGCAACGGTGTCGTCATCGACCGCGGGCTGGTGCTCACCATCGGCTATCTCATCACCGAGGCGGAATCCGTATGGCTGCATCTCGCCGACGGACGGGTCGTGGAGGGGCATGCACTCGGCTTCGATTCCGAGACCGGGTTCGGCCTGGTGCAGGCGCTCGGCGAGCTCGACGTCGAGCCCCTGGCGCTCGGAAGCTCGGCCGAAACCAGGATCGGCGACCGCGTCGTGGTCGGCGGCGCCGGCGGCCGCACGCGATCGGTCGCGAGCCAGATCGTGGCCAAGCAGGAATTCGCCGGCTACTGGGAATATCTGCTGGACGAGGCCGTCTTTACCTACCCCGCACATCCGAACTGGGGCGGCACGGCGCTTCTCAACGAGCGTGGCCAATTGATCGGGATCGGCTCGCTTCAGCTCGAGCGCGAACGCGACGGCAAGGCCGAGCACGTCAACATGATCGTGCCGATCGACCTGTTGAAGCCGGTATTGGATGATCTGCGCAAGTTCGGCCGCGTCAACAAGCCGGCGCGACCCTGGCTCGGACTCTATTCGACCGAGATCGACAACCGCGTGGTGGTGATCGGAATCTCGGCCAACGGTCCGGCTGCCCGCGCCGAGCTCAAGACCGGCGACGTCATCCTCGCCGTGGACGGCGACAAGGTCACGGGCCAGACCGCGTTCTACAAGAAAATGTGGGCGCTCGGCGCCGCCGGCGTCGACGTGCCGCTCACCGTGCATCATGAAGGCGTCACCTTCGATGTCACGGTGACGTCGACCGACCGCTTCAAGCTGTTGAAGGCGCCGAAGCTGCACTGA